In Acidobacteriaceae bacterium, the following are encoded in one genomic region:
- a CDS encoding GatB/YqeY domain-containing protein: MAAIGTTIDRDIITAMKAKEADKLTTLRLVKSALKSREIDKREPLTDAEEQSMLTTMLKQRRESIDQFTKGGRPELAAKEQVEIELIEAYMPKAAGAEELLPIVQGAIAKVVADNGGASPSPKDMGTVMKIAQQRLLADGVRADGKLLSELVKTELAKA, translated from the coding sequence ATGGCTGCTATTGGAACAACGATCGACCGGGACATCATCACCGCAATGAAGGCGAAGGAAGCCGACAAACTCACCACCCTGCGCCTGGTGAAGTCCGCACTCAAATCGCGCGAGATCGACAAGCGCGAGCCCCTCACCGACGCCGAAGAGCAGTCCATGCTGACCACCATGCTCAAGCAGCGCCGTGAGTCCATCGACCAGTTCACCAAGGGCGGCCGCCCCGAACTCGCCGCCAAAGAGCAGGTCGAGATTGAGCTGATCGAAGCCTACATGCCCAAGGCCGCTGGTGCCGAGGAGCTGCTCCCCATCGTCCAGGGTGCGATCGCAAAGGTTGTCGCGGATAACGGCGGAGCCAGCCCCTCCCCGAAAGACATGGGCACGGTCATGAAGATCGCCCAGCAGCGCCTGCTCGCCGATGGCGTCCGCGCCGACGGCAAGCTGCTCAGCGAGCTCGTGAAGACCGAACTCGCCAAGGCTTAG